The following coding sequences lie in one Takifugu flavidus isolate HTHZ2018 chromosome 4, ASM371156v2, whole genome shotgun sequence genomic window:
- the LOC130523865 gene encoding butyrophilin subfamily 1 member A1-like isoform X1, with protein MRELWVSCLLFCFAVTSAEPKRIRMVVKEDSEVVLNCSASGSVRDQVFDWKKDKNVEVFLYDQGSIYGSGLSGQSSQSPQFVGRVAHFPEALDLGNASIRIKKAEINDSGIYTCTFPRSSPVLRSEISLLVECILKVRPPGEGASPEPLIWIVNGGPDRALLQCEVKGAHPRPAVQWQDSSGRVLPAQETESEERDGRFYVTVRANVSRSGDYSCVVTQEEFCHQISSTTFVPIGSSTSVRDGVIGALVMLVVLVLLVAIAAVVVYFKLKADKGERAEASNQSTTDACPPAPDDRSGCLENQAPGSD; from the exons AGCCGAAGCGCATCAGGATGGTGGTGAAGGAAGACAGCGAGGTCGTGTTAAACTGCTCCGCTTCCGGCAGCGTCAGGGACCAAGTGTTCGACtggaagaaagacaagaacgtGGAAGTCTTCCTCTACGACCAGGGCAGCATCTATGGGAGCGGCCTGAGCGGCCAGAGCAGCCAGAGCCCCCAGTTCGTTGGACGAGTCGCTCATTTTCCAGAAGCTCTGGATTTGGGAAACGCGTCGATCAGGATcaaaaaggcagaaataaaCGACAGCGGGATTTACACCTGCACATTTCCACGTTCTTCTCCAGTCCTACGATCTGAGATTTCCCTTCTGGTGG agTGCATCTTAAAAGTTCGACCACCGGGAGAAG GTGCCTCTCCAGAACCGCTGATCTGGATCGTTAATGGAGGACCAGACCGGgcgctgctgcagtgtgaggttaaaggagctcatcccagacctgctgtccagtggcaggacagctctggacgtgtccttcctgctcaggagacagagtctgaagagagagacggacgctTCTACGTCACTGTCAGAGCCAACGTGAGCAGGAGCGGCGACTACAGCTGTGTGgtcacacaggaggagtttTGTCACCAGATTAGCTCAACTACCTTCGTTCCCATTG ggtcGTCCACGAGCGTGCGTGATGGAGTTATTGGCGCTCTAGTTATGCTGGTTGTGCTGGTTCTGCTTGTTGCCATCGCAGCCGTCGTTGTTTACTTCAAGTTGAAGGCTGATAAAG GTGAACGGGCAGAAGCTTCTAACCAGTCCACCACTGACGCCTGCCCACCTGCTCCAGACGATCGGTCGGGTTGTCTGGAGAACCAGGCACCTGGGTCTGATTGA
- the LOC130523865 gene encoding butyrophilin subfamily 1 member A1-like isoform X3: MRELWVSCLLFCFAVTSAEPKRIRMVVKEDSEVVLNCSASGSVRDQVFDWKKDKNVEVFLYDQGSIYGSGLSGQSSQSPQFVGRVAHFPEALDLGNASIRIKKAEINDSGIYTCTFPRSSPVLRSEISLLVECILKVRPPGEGASPEPLIWIVNGGPDRALLQCEVKGAHPRPAVQWQDSSGRVLPAQETESEERDGRFYVTVRANVSRSGDYSCVVTQEEFCHQISSTTFVPIGSSTSVRDGVIGALVMLVVLVLLVAIAAVVVYFKLKADKASNQSTTDACPPAPDDRSGCLENQAPGSD, from the exons AGCCGAAGCGCATCAGGATGGTGGTGAAGGAAGACAGCGAGGTCGTGTTAAACTGCTCCGCTTCCGGCAGCGTCAGGGACCAAGTGTTCGACtggaagaaagacaagaacgtGGAAGTCTTCCTCTACGACCAGGGCAGCATCTATGGGAGCGGCCTGAGCGGCCAGAGCAGCCAGAGCCCCCAGTTCGTTGGACGAGTCGCTCATTTTCCAGAAGCTCTGGATTTGGGAAACGCGTCGATCAGGATcaaaaaggcagaaataaaCGACAGCGGGATTTACACCTGCACATTTCCACGTTCTTCTCCAGTCCTACGATCTGAGATTTCCCTTCTGGTGG agTGCATCTTAAAAGTTCGACCACCGGGAGAAG GTGCCTCTCCAGAACCGCTGATCTGGATCGTTAATGGAGGACCAGACCGGgcgctgctgcagtgtgaggttaaaggagctcatcccagacctgctgtccagtggcaggacagctctggacgtgtccttcctgctcaggagacagagtctgaagagagagacggacgctTCTACGTCACTGTCAGAGCCAACGTGAGCAGGAGCGGCGACTACAGCTGTGTGgtcacacaggaggagtttTGTCACCAGATTAGCTCAACTACCTTCGTTCCCATTG ggtcGTCCACGAGCGTGCGTGATGGAGTTATTGGCGCTCTAGTTATGCTGGTTGTGCTGGTTCTGCTTGTTGCCATCGCAGCCGTCGTTGTTTACTTCAAGTTGAAGGCTGATAAAG CTTCTAACCAGTCCACCACTGACGCCTGCCCACCTGCTCCAGACGATCGGTCGGGTTGTCTGGAGAACCAGGCACCTGGGTCTGATTGA
- the LOC130523865 gene encoding butyrophilin subfamily 1 member A1-like isoform X2, whose translation MRELWVSCLLFCFAVTSAEPKRIRMVVKEDSEVVLNCSASGSVRDQVFDWKKDKNVEVFLYDQGSIYGSGLSGQSSQSPQFVGRVAHFPEALDLGNASIRIKKAEINDSGIYTCTFPRSSPVLRSEISLLVECILKVRPPGEGASPEPLIWIVNGGPDRALLQCEVKGAHPRPAVQWQDSSGRVLPAQETESEERDGRFYVTVRANVSRSGDYSCVVTQEEFCHQISSTTFVPIGSSTSVRDGVIGALVMLVVLVLLVAIAAVVVYFKLKADKEASNQSTTDACPPAPDDRSGCLENQAPGSD comes from the exons AGCCGAAGCGCATCAGGATGGTGGTGAAGGAAGACAGCGAGGTCGTGTTAAACTGCTCCGCTTCCGGCAGCGTCAGGGACCAAGTGTTCGACtggaagaaagacaagaacgtGGAAGTCTTCCTCTACGACCAGGGCAGCATCTATGGGAGCGGCCTGAGCGGCCAGAGCAGCCAGAGCCCCCAGTTCGTTGGACGAGTCGCTCATTTTCCAGAAGCTCTGGATTTGGGAAACGCGTCGATCAGGATcaaaaaggcagaaataaaCGACAGCGGGATTTACACCTGCACATTTCCACGTTCTTCTCCAGTCCTACGATCTGAGATTTCCCTTCTGGTGG agTGCATCTTAAAAGTTCGACCACCGGGAGAAG GTGCCTCTCCAGAACCGCTGATCTGGATCGTTAATGGAGGACCAGACCGGgcgctgctgcagtgtgaggttaaaggagctcatcccagacctgctgtccagtggcaggacagctctggacgtgtccttcctgctcaggagacagagtctgaagagagagacggacgctTCTACGTCACTGTCAGAGCCAACGTGAGCAGGAGCGGCGACTACAGCTGTGTGgtcacacaggaggagtttTGTCACCAGATTAGCTCAACTACCTTCGTTCCCATTG ggtcGTCCACGAGCGTGCGTGATGGAGTTATTGGCGCTCTAGTTATGCTGGTTGTGCTGGTTCTGCTTGTTGCCATCGCAGCCGTCGTTGTTTACTTCAAGTTGAAGGCTGATAAAG AAGCTTCTAACCAGTCCACCACTGACGCCTGCCCACCTGCTCCAGACGATCGGTCGGGTTGTCTGGAGAACCAGGCACCTGGGTCTGATTGA
- the LOC130523865 gene encoding butyrophilin-like protein 1 isoform X4 produces MRELWVSCLLFCFAVTSAEPKRIRMVVKEDSEVVLNCSASGSVRDQVFDWKKDKNVEVFLYDQGSIYGSGLSGQSSQSPQFVGRVAHFPEALDLGNASIRIKKAEINDSGIYTCTFPRSSPVLRSEISLLVECILKVRPPGEGASPEPLIWIVNGGPDRALLQCEVKGAHPRPAVQWQDSSGRVLPAQETESEERDGRFYVTVRANVSRSGDYSCVVTQEEFCHQISSTTFVPIVKFHQTAQEAAAQQTGCDIIA; encoded by the exons AGCCGAAGCGCATCAGGATGGTGGTGAAGGAAGACAGCGAGGTCGTGTTAAACTGCTCCGCTTCCGGCAGCGTCAGGGACCAAGTGTTCGACtggaagaaagacaagaacgtGGAAGTCTTCCTCTACGACCAGGGCAGCATCTATGGGAGCGGCCTGAGCGGCCAGAGCAGCCAGAGCCCCCAGTTCGTTGGACGAGTCGCTCATTTTCCAGAAGCTCTGGATTTGGGAAACGCGTCGATCAGGATcaaaaaggcagaaataaaCGACAGCGGGATTTACACCTGCACATTTCCACGTTCTTCTCCAGTCCTACGATCTGAGATTTCCCTTCTGGTGG agTGCATCTTAAAAGTTCGACCACCGGGAGAAG GTGCCTCTCCAGAACCGCTGATCTGGATCGTTAATGGAGGACCAGACCGGgcgctgctgcagtgtgaggttaaaggagctcatcccagacctgctgtccagtggcaggacagctctggacgtgtccttcctgctcaggagacagagtctgaagagagagacggacgctTCTACGTCACTGTCAGAGCCAACGTGAGCAGGAGCGGCGACTACAGCTGTGTGgtcacacaggaggagtttTGTCACCAGATTAGCTCAACTACCTTCGTTCCCATTG taaaattccatcagactgcacaggaagctgcagcgcagcagacaggatgtgacatcatagcgtga
- the LOC130523865 gene encoding butyrophilin-like protein 1 isoform X5 gives MRELWVSCLLFCFAVTSAEPKRIRMVVKEDSEVVLNCSASGSVRDQVFDWKKDKNVEVFLYDQGSIYGSGLSGQSSQSPQFVGRVAHFPEALDLGNASIRIKKAEINDSGIYTCTFPRSSPVLRSEISLLVECILKVRPPGEGASPEPLIWIVNGGPDRALLQCEVKGAHPRPAVQWQDSSGRVLPAQETESEERDGRFYVTVRANVSRSGDYSCVVTQEEFCHQISSTTFVPIDCTGSCSAADRM, from the exons AGCCGAAGCGCATCAGGATGGTGGTGAAGGAAGACAGCGAGGTCGTGTTAAACTGCTCCGCTTCCGGCAGCGTCAGGGACCAAGTGTTCGACtggaagaaagacaagaacgtGGAAGTCTTCCTCTACGACCAGGGCAGCATCTATGGGAGCGGCCTGAGCGGCCAGAGCAGCCAGAGCCCCCAGTTCGTTGGACGAGTCGCTCATTTTCCAGAAGCTCTGGATTTGGGAAACGCGTCGATCAGGATcaaaaaggcagaaataaaCGACAGCGGGATTTACACCTGCACATTTCCACGTTCTTCTCCAGTCCTACGATCTGAGATTTCCCTTCTGGTGG agTGCATCTTAAAAGTTCGACCACCGGGAGAAG GTGCCTCTCCAGAACCGCTGATCTGGATCGTTAATGGAGGACCAGACCGGgcgctgctgcagtgtgaggttaaaggagctcatcccagacctgctgtccagtggcaggacagctctggacgtgtccttcctgctcaggagacagagtctgaagagagagacggacgctTCTACGTCACTGTCAGAGCCAACGTGAGCAGGAGCGGCGACTACAGCTGTGTGgtcacacaggaggagtttTGTCACCAGATTAGCTCAACTACCTTCGTTCCCATTG actgcacaggaagctgcagcgcagcagacaggatgtga